Sequence from the Spirochaetota bacterium genome:
AAGTCATTGCTCAGAACAGGACTTGAACCTGCACGGCCAAAAAGGCCACCAGCCCCTCAAGCTAGCGTGTCTACCAGTTCCACCACCGGAGCATATAATATATTATATATCATTTAAAATATATTTGTCAATACTTTTAATTTAATTTTTTGTAAATTTATATATTATATTTGATAAAAGATCATTGATTTTATATCAAATATAATATATAATATACTCACACTTTTATATTATGGAGGGATTTATGATATTTCCTTTTTTACCACAAGAATTACAAGATTTTGATACTGAAATATATAATACTATCTCAAATGAACTTCTCCGTCAACAAAATACTATCGAATTAATTGCCTCTGAAAATATCGTTTCCAAAGCTGTATTAGTAGCACAAGGCAGTATTCTCACTAACAAGTATGCGGAAGGATATCCAGCCAAGCGTTACTATGGTGGTTGTGAATATGTTGATATTTCTGAACAACTCGCTATAGACAGAGCAAAAAAACTATTTAATGCCGAACATGCTAATGTGCAAACTCACTCAGGATCTCAAGCTAACATGGCTGTCTTTATGGCTTTACTACAACCTGGTGACAAAATTCTCGGAATGGGACTAAGTGCTGGTGGACATTTAACACATGGATTTCATTTGAATTTTTCTGGTCAATTATACGAAGCTCATAGTTATACAGTAGATCCTCAAACATATCTTTTAGATTATGATGAAATCAGAAAACAAGCCTTAGAGATAAAACCCAAACTTATTATAGCTGGAGCTTCTGCTTATTCAAGAATTATTGATTTTAATGAATTTAGAAAAATTGCTGATGAGGTTGGTGCTTATCTCATGGTAGATATGGCACATATAGCTGGATTAGTAGCTGTAGGCTTACATCCAAACCCTGTTACAGTAGCTGATGTCGTAACATCTACAACTCACAAAACATTACGAGGTCCTCGTGGTGGATTGATTCTCTGCAAACAAGAATTTGCTAAAGCTATTGATAAGACTGTTTTTCCAGGTATTCAAGGCGGGCCTTTAATGCATGTTATTGCAGCTAAAGCTGTAGCTTTTAAAGAAGCCTTACAACCTAAATTTAAAATATATCAACAACAAGTAATTACTAATGCTCAGACATTATCACAAACATTAGCAGATTTAGGGCATTCTATTATTAGTAATGGAACAGATAATCATTTATTTATTGTAGATCTTCGTACACATAATACTAATGGTAATGAAATATCAACATTATGTGATACCATAAATATCACTTTAAACAAAAATTCCATTCCTTTCGATCCAGCTTCTCCTATGAAACCTTCTGGCATTAGAATTGGTACACCAGCAATTACTTCACGAGGTATGAAAGAACAAGAAATGATACAAATAGCACAATGGCTTGATAAGTTAATTAAAAACAAAGACAATCAAAATATTCAAAAAGAAATCAAACAAGAAATTTTAGAACTATGCACACATTTTCATATCTATCATTCATAAAAAAAAGAGTATTAGTCGAGGATCAAAATGGAACCTATCAAATTTAAAACTGTAAGTTTTAGAACTGGAACATATGTATATGTTGAAGAACAAACAGATAGTGCAGCTTTTTATATTGTAAGACAAGGATCATTAATAGAAGAAAGTCCTCTTAATAATCTAACTCAAGAAAGTAATTTAATCATCAAAACAGGTGATTTTTTTGGTGTTTTAGATTGTATGAGTAGAAGAGCTAGATTATCTAGTATTCGAGCTCTTGAAGATACTGTATTAATTGTTGTAAGATTTGATCAATTTGAAACTTTAATTACTCAAATGGCTCCTGTTGCAATAAAAATCATTAGGTACTTCTCACAAAGACTTAGAAAATATAATACAACATTAGCTCAGTTGACACAAGGATCTACATCAAAAATAGAATCAAATACTCTCACTAGTTTAATCAAATTGGGAGAATATTATCAAAGTCTTGGACAAAATAATATTGCAGGATATGCTTTTTCTAATTTTATAAAAAACTATCCTAACGATAGTTCTGTTTTAGAAGTACAAAATTATCTTAAAATTCTTAACTATGATGAGAAATCTCATTTACCAATTCAACAAGGAATTCAAGAAACTTACGAAGCCGGTAATCCTATATTTCTCGAGTATGAACAAGGTGCTGATTTATATATTATTTTAGAAGGATTTGTAAAAATCACAAAATTCACTAATAATCAGATAGTTTTATTAGCTATGCTTAAAGAAAAAGATATTTTTGGAGAAATGGCAATATTAGAAAATAGCCCTCGTTCGGCATCTGCTATTGCTGTCACCAAAGTAACTCTATTACGCATTAATAAACAAAATTTTGAATTATATATTCGTACTCATCCAGAAATTGCTCGTCGTATTATTCAATTATTATCAGATAGAATTTGGCTTATTTATAAACGATTAGCAAATCAATTAATTATAGATCCTATTACAAAAATTTACGATGCTTTACAAACACTACTGTTAAACAATCGTGTTCCTATCAAAAAAGGATTAGCATATTCTTTTGAAATGTCACCTACTGATATTATTCAATTTATAGGATTAGATCCTATAATAGGGAAAAAATATATAGATTATATTATTGCAAATGATTCTGCATTAAGTGTCGAAAATAACAAACTTATGTCTAAAGATGTGTATAATATTAGAAGTGCTATTGCTTTGTCAAATCGTCACCAACATCGTAGTACTATTAAAAATCAATAATATATTAAATAAAAAAAGTATTAGATAATATCTAATACTTTTTTTATTTAATATATTTCTATATTTTATTCAATTTTATCTTAGATAAATCACCAGATAAAAATGTTTTTTGTTCTTTATTAATTTCCAAAATTAGTGATCCATCCAGAAGAACCGACTGTAAAATACCTCTATATTCTTGATCATTATGTATCAACAAAACTTCTTCATTTTTCCAAATAAAAAGTTGTTCCCATTTTTTTACAATTGTCTCTTCATTACTTGGGAAATCTTCCCATAAAATTATCAAAGATTCAATTAGTTCACTACAAAATTGATTAATATCACATTCTTTACCTGTTAATTCTTTTAAAGAATCTGCATAATCGGGTAAATCACTACTATTAATATTGATTCCTATTCCAATTATAATATACTTAATTTCGTTATCTTCTAGTACACTTTCTGTTAAAATACCACATATTTTTTTATTATCTTTTGTAATAATATCATTAGGCCATTTTATCATACATTTGTTATCACTGTACTTATTTAATAATTGACAAACAACAACAGAAACCAATCTAATAATAGAAAATAATAAAGAATGCGAGATATTACAAGGTATCGTAAAACTCATAGCAATATCCTTATCTGCAGACATCTGCCAAGGTCTATTCATTCGACCTCTACCCATTACCTGATCTCTTGTTAACAAAATAAAAGGTTCTTTTTGTTCTTTTATAATTTGCTTGGCAATAGTATTTGTAGAAGTTGTGTTTTTCATAAATAATATTGTTGGACAATTTGGGATTGAAATATTTTGAAAAATTTTCTCAGGAATAAGTTTGTAGGGTAAAGGATATTTTAAAATAAATCCTTTGTTGGATTCAGCTTCTATATTATAAGTATCTAATCTTAATTTTTCTACTTTTTTATGTATAGCAGCACGAGAGATCAAAAGCGATTGAGCAATTTTTTCACCAGACACATATTGATTCTTAGATGTTAATAATGCTAATAATACTTGATCTATAGGATAAATATTTTTATTATTATAAATCAATCGTTATTCCAACAGGACAATGATCTGATCCTTGTACATCACTAAGAATAAAAGCGTTTTTCAATTTTGGAACTAAATCTTCGCTGATAAAGAAATAATCAATTCTCCACCCAACATTACGATCTCTTGAGCCACCTCTATAACTCCACCATGAATATTGATCTTTTGTATCAGGATTAATTATTCGAAAAGTATCTACAAAACCAGCTTCGACTACTTTATCTATCCAAGCTCTTTCAATAGGAAGAAATCCTGAAGCATTTTTATTTTCTTTAGGTCTAGCTAGGTCAATTTCTTTATGAGCAGTATTCACATCTCCAGAAAAAATAATACTACGACCTTCGTTTTTGAGTTTAATAATATATTCTAAAAATGAATCATAAAAATCTAATTTATATTGAAGACGCTCTGGAGAACTATCTCCATTAGGAAAATAAATAGTAAAAAAAACAAAATCACCATAATCAGCCATAATTGTACGACCTTCTTGATCAAATATTTCTTCACCCCACCCTAAATCAACAACTTTAGGTTCAACTTTACTCAATAAAGCTGTTCCTGAATATCCTTTTTTAGTACGACTAGGATTCCAATAAGTAAATCTATCTTGAGGATTCCTGATAGGCGACTCTAATTGTTGCGGTTCAGCTTTAATTTCTTGTACCCCTACAATATCAGCATCATATTCATATAACCAATCCAAAAATCCTTTTTTAGTAGCTGCTCTAATACCATTTATATTCCATGAAATAAAAGTTCTCATTGATTTGTATTCCTATTATTATTTTCATTTATTAATTTATCATTATTCAAAGAAGTACTATTACTATAGTGTTTATTATTTACTGTAGCTATATCTGCTTCTTTTTTTAAATTAATATCAAACTTGCCTTCTAATTTTAAGTTGAAAGGCACTTTAAAATTTTGATATTGATATGGTAATTCTACAGAAACTTTACTTATAATTATAGACTTAGATAATATTTTCTCATCTAATTCTAAAAAATACATCCCTGTAAGTGTTGCTTCATGTTTTATTTGTTTATATCTATTAGCCTGCAAAATATTAATATTTTGCATCCAAAAAACAGTTGGTATATTATTATTATTTCTATAAGCATAAGTAGAATAGATGTCATTAATTAATTGAATATTTGTTTCTAAAAGAATAAGAGGGTCAGAATTTAATGCACGAGAAATTTTGAAAAAATCCCATCCAGAAACAACCATAGAAATCAAATCTGTTTCTAATTCACTAGGAACATTAAGAGAATATGTTTGATTATATTGATTATTTTTCATATCAATAATAGGAAATAAAACTTCAAAAACATATCCTAAAGGATGTCTTTTTCCATTTTTATCAAATACTAAAAAATGATCTGATTCTAATTTTACTATATAAGCAATATTATCTGTTTTACTATCTATATATGATTGCCATAGATCAATAAAAATAGATGGTAATGTTGAACTAGTTAAAGGAGAAAATTTCCAATCTATAACTATTTGTTGAGTATCAGTAAATTCAGAACTAGTCGATAATGAATAATCAAAATTAAATTGAGCATTCGTATTAGTATAACTAAAATACTTAGAAGATATAATTACTTCGCCTGTAAACTCAACATCATATAAATACAGTATATCTCCATAAATATCATAAAAAGAATAAGAAGGAATTGACAATTTTAGTCCAAGAACAATAAAAAAAATAATTTTTAAAATTAGCTGCATTTATCTATTAAAAACCTCATATTCTTTTGATATTAATTCTTCTATTTGTTGTAATAGTACATCTTTTGGTATTGATAGCAATTCACCAGTACGACGAATTTTTACTTCAAACTCTTGTTTGTCTTGCCAAGAACGACCTACCGTGATTCTGATTGGAATTCCAATCAGATCTGCATCTTTGAATTTAGAACCAACTCTTTCTTTTCTATCATCTAGAATAACTTCTATTTGTTTGTCCTGCAATATTTTATAGATATTCTTAGCTTCTTCAAATAATTCACCTTCAACAAGTATTGGAGTGATAATTACATGATAAGGAGCAATAGATATTGGAAAAATAATACCATTTGCATCTGATCCTTGTTCTACAACGGCAGCAATTACTCTACCAATACCTATTCCATAACAACCACAGACAGGATATACTTCCTGATTATTTCTATCTAATACTGTTACTTTCATTGCTTCTGCATATTTTGTACCTAATTTGAAAATATGCCCAACTTCTATACCTTTATAAGTCTGAAGAGGTTTTTGACAAGAGATACATAGATGATTTTCTTCTGCATTATGAAAATTACCAGTGAGCGTCTTTTTACAATCTCTAAGTACAGATACACCTTTCCAATGCATGTCTTTTTCGTTAGCTCCAACCACAGTATCATGCATATCAAGAATAGACTCGTCTAATACTACATCTGTAGGCCAATCTTTTGCTCCCAAAAATCCTATAGGAGATTTAGTCTGATCATAGATCACATCAGCTTCTGCCATAGTCATCTCTATAGCATTCAACAAATTTTGTAATTTAGTTTCATTAATTTGCAAATCTCCACGAATACAAGCCATCACTAATTTTCCATCAGCTTCAATAACAAAAGATTTCACCAAATCTTTTGTATCACAATTAAAAAATTTTGCTAAATCTTCTATTGTTTTAACTCCAGGAGTATGAATTTTTTCAATTTGTTGTTCTAATTTTATTTCTCTTTTAGGAATAATAGATTCTGCTTTTTCAGAATTTGCCACATATCCACAAGAGCATTTAACAATATCATCATCGCCAACAGCCGAGGGTACCATAAATTCTTCTGAGCCACTACCTCCAATATTGCCTGAATCAGCCAATACAGGATCTACTGTCAATCCAACTCTATGAAAAATATTAAGATAAGCTTGTTTCATTGCTTGGTAACTATTATCTAAACCAGTGCTATCAAGATCAAAAGAATACGCATCCTTCATAATAAATTCTCGACAACGAATCATTCCATAACGAGGTCGAATTTCATCTCGAAATTTAGTATTTATTTGATATAAATTTACTGGTAAATCTTGATAAGACTGGGCAGTATCTCTAATAATTTGAGTAAAAGCTTCTTCATGTGTTGGCCCTAAGACAAAATCATGATCATGTCTATCTTTAAAACGAAGCATTTCTTTTCCCATAGTATCCCAGCGTCCAGACTCTTGCCAAAGTTCACCTTGTGTTACAAATGGTAATAATACTTCTAAGGCACCAACTTTATCCATTTCTTGTTTTGTAATAGCTATTACTTTGTCTAAAACTCTCTTACCTAGAGGCATCCAAGTATATAAACCAGCTGCAGATTTACGAATCAATCCAGCTCTCAACATCAATTGATGACTAATGATTTCAGCGTCTCGTGGAGTTTCTTTTAAAGTGAAAATATATGATTTGGAATAGAGCATATAGAATTCTCCTTTTAATATATAATATTATTTATTATAAATCATATATCTATCTTATGCAAGAATACGATAGATATTATATAAAAATTTGAGTTTTATTATAATATATATTATAATAAAATATATATAATTAAAAGGATTTATTATGAATATTTTATTACTTATTACTTTGTTATTTTTTTCTAGCAATACTTTTGCAAATACAGAAAATGAGCTAAGAAAACAAATCCAACAAAATCCACAAAATATTTCAGCTTATTCCCAATTAATCCAATTAGCAACAACACGAGAACAAATCATGAAAATAGGTACAGAAGCTCTTAATGCCTTAGGATCTCGCTCTCAAATTCATACAGCTATGGGAAATGCCTATATGGAAGCTAAAGATTTCAATAATGCTATAAATTCGTTTAGAACATCCGTAAGCCTTAATCCTCGTTCAGCTACTAGTTTTAATAGATTAGGTCTAGCCTTGTTAAAAATTGGATACTACAACAAGGCAGAGGTAGCATTCAAATCTGCCATTGCATATTCACCCATAAACACCCCGACTACTCTTATGTACCAAACTTACTTGGCTATTGCTTTAGAAAATCAAAAAAATTATGTAGAAGCAAAAAAAGTGCTTTCTACAGTATTATCTGTAAATCCTAATTTCCCGTTAGCACTAGAGGTACAAAGTAGAATTCAAAAATAAAAATAACATATAATCAAAAAAAAACACCCTATTTTTTAGGGTGTTTTTTGTGATTAGATTTTATTTGTCGATAAAGAGCATACGCATAATCCACTCCTGTAATACCTGTAAAGATAGTAACTGAAATGACTAAAAAAGAAGGAAGATTTGCTAAATAGTAATTATTTTGCCAATAAGTAAGATAATTCTCTTGAGGAATATTAGCAATACTATTCAAATGATAGCTTACTAATAAAAAAAGTAAGACAAATCCACCAATTATCATTTGCCCTGCTGTTTTTATTTTGGCTAAAAAGGATGTTTTAAAAGAAATATTATATCGTAAAGCATAATTTCTCATTTGAGTGACTAAAAAATCTCGTAATAAAATTATCATAAAAGTCCACGCAGGAATTTTTAAATCAGGTATAAAAATAAAAACTAGATATAAGCCCCATATAAGAAATTTATCAACAAGAGGATCCATGTAGGCTCCCCATTCTGTCATTTGATTTAATTTACGAGCAAAATATCCATCCAAAAAATCAGTACTAGCTGCAAAAATAAAAAAAAAACTTGTCATTAATAAAGTATTAAAACTATGTGTTCCAAAGATAGGTAACAAAGGAATACAAGCCATAGGAATCATCAAAAATCTAAAAATAGTAATAGTATTGGGAATATTTAATATAAATATAGGCATATTAAATCTCTTTCACAAAAATAGCATCAAGATCATGATCATCAGAGCCTATTATTTTTACTTCTGCCATTTCTAGTAATTCTATATTTATATTTTTTGGAACTTTTACACGAACTATTCCATCAATTTCTGGTGCATCAAATTCAGAACGCATACTCATTGTACACTCTCCATCTTTTTCTTCTGAGATACCTTCTCCAATACAAATCAAATTCTTCCCAACTAACCTCTTTAATCTTTTGGTAGACACTTGTTGTTGAATAGCAGCCCATTGAGTCACCCTATCCTGAGCTACAGAATTTGGCACTTGATTATCCATTGTATAAGAACTTGTATCCTCTTCGTGAGAATAAGTAAAAAAACCTACTCTATCAGCCTGAACTTCTTGAAGAAATTGAGAGATTTGATTGGCATCTTGATCTGTTTCCCCTGGATATCCAGCAATAAAAGAAGTTCTCAATGCAATATTTGAATTTGCAGTTCTTATATCACTAAATAATTGTGCCATTGAATCAAAATCACCGTATCTTTTCATTGATTTTAAGACATTAGCTGAAATATGTTGCAAAGGCACATCTATATAATTACAAAAAATTGAAGAATTGTTGTATAATTCAGCTAATTCTATTAACATAGGATCAGGAAAAAGATACTGTACTCGAATCCAATCAAATCCTATTGTTTCTAATTTTTGTAATAATGGAATAAGTGATCGTGTATTGTTAAGATCTGTTCCATAATTAACAGGATCTTGAGTAATTACAATTAATTCTCTAATACCTTGATCAAGAAGCATTTTTGCTTCATCCAGAATATCTTGTTCAATACGACTTCTTTGTTTCCCACGCATAATAGGAATAGCACAAAATCCACAAGCTCTATTACAACCTTCTCCGATTTTAATCCAAGCATGTTTAAAACCTGAAAACAAAAGAGATCTTTTACTTTGACCAGTATCTTTATATTCACCTTGATCTAGCATAGATTTATTTTTACGCTGAATAAAAATATCTTTAATTTTAGAAGGATCTTTTACCCCAATAAACGCATCAATTTCTGGTATTTCTTCTTTCAATTCCTCATGATAACGAGCTACCATACATCCAGAAACAACTAAAATTAAATCAGGGTTTTTTCTTTTTAATTCAGCATGATCAAGAATTGCGTTTATAGATTCTTGTTTTGCAGATTCAATAAATCCACAAGTGTTAACAATCACAGCATCTGCCTCTTCTGGATCAAATACAGCATGATGTTCACCTGTATCAAATAAATGAGCACACATTTTTTCAGCATCTACCAAAGCTTTGGGGCACCCTAAGGCATCAAAGAATATTTTCATATATTATATAACCTTTCAATTTAAAATAAAAATACTCATACTAAAATAGTATGAGTATTAGTGTAATATATTTTATTATGATAGTCAAGATATTATTTAAGTTGAGCTCTATATAATGTAGTATCAGCACCACTTGTTTTTTTATAAAAAATCGATTGAGAACTTTCACCAATAGCACCACCACGAATAACATTAGTAAATTCTGAAAATGTAATTACTGCAGCTCCTGCATTACCAAGAGATACTTTTGCTCCATCAATAAAACTAAATTTTACAGACTCGCCAACATTTAATATTTTTTGTTGTTCCTCAACAGTATCTGCTTGATATCCAACCCAAATTGATCTTGTAGCAGTAATAGTAACATTAAAAATAGCTTTATTATTAACTACCGCTAGTGGTACCGTATTTCTAATAGAATTTATATAAGGTGTTGTATCAAAGAATGTTGTTTGAATAACATCTTTTTTAAAGTTTATAACCAATTCAATTTTTTTATCTGTAATAGAAATAATTTCTAAAGAAAGATCATTCACACCATTTCCACTAATATCTGTATGTAAAACATCACCTTTTTTATAAATATACTGATTTTGTTTGATATGAAATTTAATTTTTTTATTTTTCTGTACAATACCAAAAAACTCGATTTTTGCGATTTCTTGTTCTTCATCCATAAGTACAATCGTATCTTTCACACCTATAGAAAATTGATTATTTTGAGCTAATTCTATTAGAGAAATATTTATAATTGTAGAATTTTGTCTGGTATTATAATCAGAAATCTGTGTATTATTATTTTTTTGAGAAGAAGATATTGATTTCGTGTGAAATACCAAGATTACAAAAAATATTAATACTATAGGTATACCAAGCACAAGCCATTTAATATATTTTTTTGTATTTTGAGTAGTACTATGTAAATTATAAAAAACCTCTAAAGGAGCTTCTTGTTCTTTACTAATAGCTCTTTTGTACATAGAAAGTACCAGTTCTTTATCTAATTCAAGCATTTCAATATAAGACGATAAAAAACCTATAACGTACATTTCTGCAGGAAAAAAACCATACTCATCTTTTTCTAAAGCTTCTATATATTTTTTTGCAATATTTGTTTCTATAGCGGCTTCATCAATAGAGAGACCTCTTTGTTCTCTTTCATTTTTTAAATATTGACCTAGTGAAATTTTTGGGTATTCCATATGTATCCTCATTAACATTCAAATGTATTATATATAATATCAGATATCTATGATACTGTCAACTTTTAAAATATAATATTTTTATCGACTATTTAATAAAAAACACTAGTATTAAAATTATAAATATACTATACTATTAATGTTATCTGACAGGAGTTTTTCTATGCATTATATTATTATATTTACTGTACTACTATTGACCACTTTTTGTGACAAAAAACAATCTACCCCCTTAGATGAATCTATACTAAAATATTCTGATTCCACATCTATTCCTACATTTACTGATAGTATATCTATTTCAAGTACTGGAACTCCCAAGACTTCCTCTCAAGAAATAGATATGATGATTTCTAATTTGATTGATTTTAAACTCGGCGATGAAATTTCTCTTGATAGCCCAAAAAAGTTCTTACAAATCTCTATTCTCTTTACATTATCACAAAACTCTAATTATTATATTATTTCTCAGAAAAAAAACACTACAGATGAAGATGTCAATGCCTATATGAACAAAAAAAGAGAAGATTTTTATACATCTCTTGGAATTTCTGAAACTGAATATATTCAATACGGAATTACTCATTCCAAAAACATTCAAGAATTTCTTGCAACTACTAATAATATCAACGAGTTATACGAAATAATTCAAGCCCATGTTGTGGATTAATATTTAATTTCAATTCAATTTTTTTAAAATAATATTCAATCTATTTCTTGATAAAAATTCAATTTTATCTTATTATATATAATCAAAAATAAAATTGAAGGAATATAGATGTTTTCTAAATATAAAAAAAAACACACTATATCAGCTGATATAAGTATGACCCCTATGATTGATATTATTTTTCAATTATTAACATTTTTTATGATTACTTCTACTTTTATCCAAACTTCCTCTCTTAATATTGATCTTCCTGAAGCAAAAACCTCTGACAGTATTCAAGATCAACAAAACACTATTACCCTATACAAAAATAACTCTATCACATGGAACGAACAAGAAATATCTATTACAGATCTTCCTCAAAAATTATTAGAATTATCACAACAAAATCCTGACGCAACACTTGTTATACAAGGAGATGAGGGAATTTCTTATGGTAATTTAATAGAGATTATGGATCAAGCTCGTGGGGCTGGTCTAAACAAGCTAAGTCTTGCTACTATACTAAAAAAATAGGAGTAATCATGACTTTGCCTCGCCCTCAACAATATTCTCCATTATCATTATTTCTCACGATCTCTTTAGGTATTCATTTTATAGCTTTAGTTACTTTCAGTGTTTTTTCTCCAAAATTTATTAAAATAAAAAAT
This genomic interval carries:
- the xth gene encoding exodeoxyribonuclease III, producing MRTFISWNINGIRAATKKGFLDWLYEYDADIVGVQEIKAEPQQLESPIRNPQDRFTYWNPSRTKKGYSGTALLSKVEPKVVDLGWGEEIFDQEGRTIMADYGDFVFFTIYFPNGDSSPERLQYKLDFYDSFLEYIIKLKNEGRSIIFSGDVNTAHKEIDLARPKENKNASGFLPIERAWIDKVVEAGFVDTFRIINPDTKDQYSWWSYRGGSRDRNVGWRIDYFFISEDLVPKLKNAFILSDVQGSDHCPVGITIDL
- a CDS encoding proline--tRNA ligase; amino-acid sequence: MLYSKSYIFTLKETPRDAEIISHQLMLRAGLIRKSAAGLYTWMPLGKRVLDKVIAITKQEMDKVGALEVLLPFVTQGELWQESGRWDTMGKEMLRFKDRHDHDFVLGPTHEEAFTQIIRDTAQSYQDLPVNLYQINTKFRDEIRPRYGMIRCREFIMKDAYSFDLDSTGLDNSYQAMKQAYLNIFHRVGLTVDPVLADSGNIGGSGSEEFMVPSAVGDDDIVKCSCGYVANSEKAESIIPKREIKLEQQIEKIHTPGVKTIEDLAKFFNCDTKDLVKSFVIEADGKLVMACIRGDLQINETKLQNLLNAIEMTMAEADVIYDQTKSPIGFLGAKDWPTDVVLDESILDMHDTVVGANEKDMHWKGVSVLRDCKKTLTGNFHNAEENHLCISCQKPLQTYKGIEVGHIFKLGTKYAEAMKVTVLDRNNQEVYPVCGCYGIGIGRVIAAVVEQGSDANGIIFPISIAPYHVIITPILVEGELFEEAKNIYKILQDKQIEVILDDRKERVGSKFKDADLIGIPIRITVGRSWQDKQEFEVKIRRTGELLSIPKDVLLQQIEELISKEYEVFNR
- a CDS encoding biotin--[acetyl-CoA-carboxylase] ligase, with amino-acid sequence MIYNNKNIYPIDQVLLALLTSKNQYVSGEKIAQSLLISRAAIHKKVEKLRLDTYNIEAESNKGFILKYPLPYKLIPEKIFQNISIPNCPTILFMKNTTSTNTIAKQIIKEQKEPFILLTRDQVMGRGRMNRPWQMSADKDIAMSFTIPCNISHSLLFSIIRLVSVVVCQLLNKYSDNKCMIKWPNDIITKDNKKICGILTESVLEDNEIKYIIIGIGININSSDLPDYADSLKELTGKECDINQFCSELIESLIILWEDFPSNEETIVKKWEQLFIWKNEEVLLIHNDQEYRGILQSVLLDGSLILEINKEQKTFLSGDLSKIKLNKI
- a CDS encoding serine hydroxymethyltransferase, with the protein product MIFPFLPQELQDFDTEIYNTISNELLRQQNTIELIASENIVSKAVLVAQGSILTNKYAEGYPAKRYYGGCEYVDISEQLAIDRAKKLFNAEHANVQTHSGSQANMAVFMALLQPGDKILGMGLSAGGHLTHGFHLNFSGQLYEAHSYTVDPQTYLLDYDEIRKQALEIKPKLIIAGASAYSRIIDFNEFRKIADEVGAYLMVDMAHIAGLVAVGLHPNPVTVADVVTSTTHKTLRGPRGGLILCKQEFAKAIDKTVFPGIQGGPLMHVIAAKAVAFKEALQPKFKIYQQQVITNAQTLSQTLADLGHSIISNGTDNHLFIVDLRTHNTNGNEISTLCDTINITLNKNSIPFDPASPMKPSGIRIGTPAITSRGMKEQEMIQIAQWLDKLIKNKDNQNIQKEIKQEILELCTHFHIYHS
- the pgsA gene encoding CDP-diacylglycerol--glycerol-3-phosphate 3-phosphatidyltransferase; translated protein: MPIFILNIPNTITIFRFLMIPMACIPLLPIFGTHSFNTLLMTSFFFIFAASTDFLDGYFARKLNQMTEWGAYMDPLVDKFLIWGLYLVFIFIPDLKIPAWTFMIILLRDFLVTQMRNYALRYNISFKTSFLAKIKTAGQMIIGGFVLLFLLVSYHLNSIANIPQENYLTYWQNNYYLANLPSFLVISVTIFTGITGVDYAYALYRQIKSNHKKHPKK
- the rimO gene encoding 30S ribosomal protein S12 methylthiotransferase RimO, with the translated sequence MKIFFDALGCPKALVDAEKMCAHLFDTGEHHAVFDPEEADAVIVNTCGFIESAKQESINAILDHAELKRKNPDLILVVSGCMVARYHEELKEEIPEIDAFIGVKDPSKIKDIFIQRKNKSMLDQGEYKDTGQSKRSLLFSGFKHAWIKIGEGCNRACGFCAIPIMRGKQRSRIEQDILDEAKMLLDQGIRELIVITQDPVNYGTDLNNTRSLIPLLQKLETIGFDWIRVQYLFPDPMLIELAELYNNSSIFCNYIDVPLQHISANVLKSMKRYGDFDSMAQLFSDIRTANSNIALRTSFIAGYPGETDQDANQISQFLQEVQADRVGFFTYSHEEDTSSYTMDNQVPNSVAQDRVTQWAAIQQQVSTKRLKRLVGKNLICIGEGISEEKDGECTMSMRSEFDAPEIDGIVRVKVPKNINIELLEMAEVKIIGSDDHDLDAIFVKEI
- a CDS encoding tetratricopeptide repeat protein, which produces MNILLLITLLFFSSNTFANTENELRKQIQQNPQNISAYSQLIQLATTREQIMKIGTEALNALGSRSQIHTAMGNAYMEAKDFNNAINSFRTSVSLNPRSATSFNRLGLALLKIGYYNKAEVAFKSAIAYSPINTPTTLMYQTYLAIALENQKNYVEAKKVLSTVLSVNPNFPLALEVQSRIQK
- a CDS encoding cyclic nucleotide-binding domain-containing protein, which codes for MEPIKFKTVSFRTGTYVYVEEQTDSAAFYIVRQGSLIEESPLNNLTQESNLIIKTGDFFGVLDCMSRRARLSSIRALEDTVLIVVRFDQFETLITQMAPVAIKIIRYFSQRLRKYNTTLAQLTQGSTSKIESNTLTSLIKLGEYYQSLGQNNIAGYAFSNFIKNYPNDSSVLEVQNYLKILNYDEKSHLPIQQGIQETYEAGNPIFLEYEQGADLYIILEGFVKITKFTNNQIVLLAMLKEKDIFGEMAILENSPRSASAIAVTKVTLLRINKQNFELYIRTHPEIARRIIQLLSDRIWLIYKRLANQLIIDPITKIYDALQTLLLNNRVPIKKGLAYSFEMSPTDIIQFIGLDPIIGKKYIDYIIANDSALSVENNKLMSKDVYNIRSAIALSNRHQHRSTIKNQ